TTGATCGGAACCGAAAGCAAAATTGCACATTTCAGGCAGGTTAGCCAACTGGCCAAGTATACTAAGATTTTTAGGATTGAAAGGCCACAAACGGGAACCAATCCGGAACAAATGTTTCAATTGGTTAATAATTACCTGTAGTAACTTCCTGTTTTGCTTTGCAAAATTCAGGTGAGATGAATATCTTTGAATTGTTAAGAAAACAGATTTTTTGCCGTTCAGGATATACGGCTTAACCCAAACATTTCAGGATGAAATATCTTCTGCAGAGATCCGGACAGCCAATAAAGGGTAATATTTTTTTGCCTGCCTCCAAAAGTATCAGCAACCGTCTTTTAATTATTCAGGCTTTGAGTGGAGGTTTTGAAATAGAGAATCTTTCGGAAAGCAATGATACCAAAGTATTGCAGGAAGCTTTAAACAGTCATTGTGTGCTGGTTGACATCGGTCCTGCCGGGACGGCCATGCGGTTCAGTACGGCTTATTATTCTTTTGTGCCGGGTACCAGGATGATTACCGGAAGCGAAAGAATGAAAAACAGGCCTATCGGGCAATTGGTTGATGCCCTCCGTCAGTTGGGCGCATCCATCGATTATATGGAAAAAGATGGATTCCCTCCCCTGAAGATTTCCGGGGTCCTTCCCAAGAAGAATGTTGTGGAGATTGACGGCAGCATCAGCAGCCAGTTTATCAGTGCTTTATTGCTGGTGGCGCCTTCGTTACCTGAAGGGCTTACCATTAAGCTCAGGGGGAAAGTTATTTCTTCTTCTTACATCTGCCTTACCCTCGATTTGATGAGGCAGTTGGGTGTTGAAAGTAACTGGCAAGATGATGAAATTATTGTCAGGCATCAGGAATATCACCGGACATCCTATCGTGTAGAGTCCGACTGGAGCGCAGCATCATACTGGTATGAAATGGCGGTGTTGTCTCCTGAGGCGGATATTTTTCTTGCGGGGTTAAGCGCCAACAGTATTCAGGGTGATGTTGCAATAGCCAGACTTTTTGAGCCATTGGGAGTAAAGACAACTTATCTTCCAGACGGGATAAGACTTTCAAAAGCACCTACAACGATAACGAAGATGGAATTTGACTTTTCCAAAAATCCCGATATGGTTCAGACATTTTGTGTCACTTTGGCCATGATGGGCATCCCTTTTCGTTTTTCAGGCTGCGAAAGTCTGAAGATTAAGGAAACAAACCGGGTTGCAGCTTTGCAGACAGAATTGTTAAAGTTCGGAGTGAATATAACGGAACCTGAGAGTGGCAGTCTTGCCTGGGACGGGCAGTACGACAGTGAACGGGCCGAAGTCCCGGAAAT
This DNA window, taken from Bacteroidota bacterium, encodes the following:
- a CDS encoding 3-phosphoshikimate 1-carboxyvinyltransferase translates to MKYLLQRSGQPIKGNIFLPASKSISNRLLIIQALSGGFEIENLSESNDTKVLQEALNSHCVLVDIGPAGTAMRFSTAYYSFVPGTRMITGSERMKNRPIGQLVDALRQLGASIDYMEKDGFPPLKISGVLPKKNVVEIDGSISSQFISALLLVAPSLPEGLTIKLRGKVISSSYICLTLDLMRQLGVESNWQDDEIIVRHQEYHRTSYRVESDWSAASYWYEMAVLSPEADIFLAGLSANSIQGDVAIARLFEPLGVKTTYLPDGIRLSKAPTTITKMEFDFSKNPDMVQTFCVTLAMMGIPFRFSGCESLKIKETNRVAALQTELLKFGVNITEPESGSLAWDGQYDSERAEVPEIDTYADHRMAMAFAPAVLKNSRLVINDPEVVMKSYPGFWDDIVEAGIIFSSVS